In the Sediminibacter sp. Hel_I_10 genome, one interval contains:
- a CDS encoding DUF3857 domain-containing protein: MLKKITSILCALMAVTAFSQTKNHEEIENFFWGPDDLFKSITEIPESFQKESAVIIYKNENYDFHKFGKKVNYTTSVRKRIKLLDIAAVEEFSEFSYKKRFYSSKGQNSWFRKGTTLVGIKIVKPDGRETKIDTEKEAIEVDGETKIAISSLEVGDIIDYFYYTEEPFKSTYAFGFDPVEKPLGEEYPIMDYKLFFETENDFFINFNSYNDAPDLKEIPTEKRSMRRYELTESNIPKGEYTRWFYPLVELPSYKFQVYFARSGKFEDRALAFLPDDEKIIKKSVSKEEVLDLYDNRFRPDGDVGDVKDFLKGETFVDDAHKVTAAYYYMRHYYLTRFLEAFYAKESKIDPYPFMVYGNNVVFIQSQKQFIRHFTEFLRKQKIDYDIVVGKRRYDGALDDLLIEKNIEVMVKVNANKPLYASFFGPHTNINEFTPLMEGTDVYLLSATRSRIDEVATGKLPSSTFEDNETKKEMTLTLNPDFDGFELTAINSFKGHEKSDQQYDRLIYSDYTSEDYKKYETQSWVDMVRRKNTKEKYQKELDALIEKLKTKQKERFENSAKSEYFVDDLEDYTYNINANGRYSLDSYFSFTESFKGKNALIKKAGPNYIIEIGKLIGGQIDLTTKERERTENIYLPYPRSFNYEITFNIPEGYEVSGLDKLNKNVDNTTGAFISIAEIKGNQLVITTSKQYKSYYEPNSNWDKMIAFLDEANQFTNEKILLKKK, translated from the coding sequence ATGTTAAAAAAAATCACCTCCATTTTATGTGCTTTAATGGCAGTTACTGCCTTTTCCCAAACTAAGAATCATGAAGAAATTGAAAACTTTTTTTGGGGACCAGATGATCTATTCAAATCTATAACCGAAATTCCAGAATCCTTTCAGAAGGAATCTGCGGTAATTATTTATAAAAACGAAAATTACGATTTCCACAAATTTGGGAAAAAGGTCAATTATACCACTTCAGTTAGAAAGCGTATTAAATTATTAGATATCGCCGCAGTTGAAGAATTTTCTGAGTTTTCTTATAAAAAACGATTTTACTCAAGCAAAGGTCAAAACAGTTGGTTTAGAAAAGGAACCACTTTGGTGGGCATCAAAATTGTAAAACCAGATGGCAGGGAGACTAAGATCGATACAGAAAAAGAAGCCATAGAAGTTGATGGAGAAACTAAAATTGCCATTTCCAGTCTTGAGGTGGGAGATATTATTGATTATTTCTATTATACCGAAGAACCTTTTAAAAGCACCTATGCCTTTGGTTTTGATCCTGTAGAAAAGCCTTTAGGAGAAGAGTACCCTATTATGGACTATAAACTCTTCTTCGAGACAGAGAATGATTTTTTTATCAATTTCAATTCTTACAATGATGCTCCAGATCTAAAAGAGATCCCTACTGAAAAACGAAGCATGAGACGTTACGAATTAACCGAAAGTAACATCCCTAAAGGCGAATACACGCGTTGGTTTTATCCTTTGGTAGAGTTACCATCTTATAAGTTTCAAGTATATTTTGCAAGATCAGGTAAATTTGAAGACCGTGCTCTAGCCTTTCTTCCCGATGATGAAAAGATCATTAAAAAAAGTGTAAGTAAGGAAGAGGTGCTAGATCTTTATGATAACCGTTTTCGGCCAGATGGTGATGTTGGTGATGTTAAGGATTTTCTAAAAGGAGAAACATTTGTAGATGATGCGCATAAGGTTACTGCGGCATATTACTACATGAGGCATTATTACCTCACCCGTTTTCTTGAGGCGTTTTATGCTAAAGAATCTAAAATAGATCCCTACCCGTTTATGGTCTATGGAAATAACGTTGTCTTTATTCAGAGTCAAAAACAATTTATCAGACATTTTACGGAGTTTTTAAGAAAACAAAAAATTGATTACGACATTGTAGTAGGAAAACGACGTTATGACGGCGCATTGGATGACTTACTTATTGAGAAAAATATTGAGGTAATGGTTAAAGTGAATGCCAATAAACCACTTTATGCGTCATTTTTTGGACCTCACACCAATATCAATGAGTTTACACCTTTAATGGAAGGTACAGATGTCTATTTATTATCGGCCACTAGAAGCCGTATTGATGAAGTTGCTACGGGTAAATTGCCTTCTTCCACATTTGAAGACAATGAAACTAAAAAGGAAATGACCTTAACTCTTAATCCTGATTTTGACGGATTCGAATTGACCGCCATTAATAGCTTTAAAGGACATGAAAAGAGTGACCAACAATACGATCGTTTAATCTACAGCGATTACACTTCCGAAGACTATAAAAAATATGAAACGCAATCTTGGGTGGACATGGTTAGAAGAAAGAATACCAAGGAAAAATATCAAAAGGAACTGGATGCCCTTATTGAAAAATTAAAAACCAAACAAAAAGAGCGTTTTGAAAACAGTGCTAAAAGCGAATATTTTGTAGATGACTTAGAAGATTACACTTATAATATCAATGCTAATGGTCGTTATAGTTTAGATTCCTATTTTTCTTTTACCGAAAGCTTTAAAGGAAAAAATGCGCTGATCAAAAAAGCTGGGCCAAATTACATTATCGAAATTGGAAAATTAATTGGAGGTCAAATAGATTTAACTACTAAAGAACGCGAACGCACAGAAAATATATATCTCCCCTATCCTAGAAGTTTCAATTATGAAATTACCTTTAATATTCCAGAGGGCTATGAAGTCTCAGGCCTAGATAAGCTGAACAAAAATGTTGATAACACTACAGGTGCTTTTATAAGTATAGCAGAGATCAAAGGCAATCAGTTGGTAATAACAACTTCTAAACAATACAAAAGCTATTACGAGCCAAATTCTAATTGGGACAAGATGATTGCATTTTTAGATGAAGCCAATCAGTTCACAAACGAGAAAATCTTATTAAAAAAGAAATAG
- a CDS encoding transglutaminase family protein: MMHFAQTMLLFVLLSCSAFAQKRIEPTSEDLTTANELKALFPDDNVALISSTDKVTFDLNSRDAKVEVIHLSEENMINIDSRADIQKYCFYDGESTIETFKIEYRNEKTAGFYVKDEAYKSNDLFHNDSRVMYTNIDFPLKGYRYLTHIEKHYQDIKYFTKLYFNDEYPIANKSIEITVPNWLDVELKPMNFEGFDIKTSVTNGDDDKIYTYTMSNIPAMYKEANAPGPTYIYPHLLILAKSFQDDDQNVTLFNSTQDLYNWYISLVNSLDNDNTDIKAKVKELTENAATDDEKIKNIYYWVQDNIRYIAFEDGIAGFKPDEAANVFNKRYGDCKGMANLTKQMLVEAGFDARLTWIGTKHIAYDYSTPNLSVDNHMICTLFKDGHTVFLDATEKFNAFGEYADRIQGKQVLIENGEDFILQHVPQAEAEFNKEQFSYVLNISEDEQITGSVDKIYQGESRSRLLYYFNTLKNDNKDEFLEYYLNNGNSNIKVTNINTSDLLDRDKNIDIAYDVIIKNAVSSFDDDIYIDLDFDKELSSHKMEKRFTDFMFNSKKDLESVTTLNIPEGYKVSHLPKDITVSSDNYDMQVQFKKENDALVYKKMFRIKNAKIETTDFEQWNNFIDQLNAIYNEQIILTKD; encoded by the coding sequence ATGATGCATTTTGCCCAAACTATGCTTCTTTTTGTACTGCTTTCTTGCAGTGCGTTTGCACAGAAACGTATAGAACCCACCTCTGAAGATTTAACTACCGCAAACGAGCTTAAGGCCTTATTTCCTGATGATAATGTTGCTCTTATAAGCAGTACAGACAAGGTGACTTTTGACCTCAATTCTCGAGATGCCAAGGTTGAAGTCATTCATCTTTCCGAAGAAAACATGATTAACATAGACTCTCGTGCAGATATTCAAAAATACTGCTTCTATGATGGTGAGTCTACGATAGAAACGTTTAAAATTGAGTATCGTAATGAAAAGACTGCAGGGTTCTATGTAAAAGATGAAGCCTATAAAAGTAATGACCTCTTTCATAACGATAGCCGTGTGATGTATACCAATATCGATTTTCCTTTAAAAGGGTACCGCTATCTCACCCATATTGAAAAACACTATCAAGATATAAAGTACTTTACAAAACTTTATTTTAATGATGAATATCCAATTGCAAATAAAAGCATCGAAATTACCGTACCTAATTGGCTTGATGTTGAGCTAAAACCCATGAATTTTGAAGGGTTCGATATTAAAACGTCGGTCACTAATGGTGATGATGACAAAATATATACCTATACCATGTCTAACATCCCAGCGATGTACAAAGAAGCCAACGCTCCTGGGCCAACTTACATCTATCCGCATCTACTAATTTTAGCAAAATCATTTCAAGATGATGACCAAAATGTAACGCTTTTTAACTCTACCCAAGACTTATACAATTGGTACATTTCTTTGGTCAATAGTTTAGATAATGATAATACCGATATTAAAGCGAAGGTTAAAGAACTTACTGAAAATGCAGCCACTGATGATGAGAAAATAAAAAACATCTACTATTGGGTTCAAGACAACATTCGTTATATCGCTTTTGAAGATGGCATTGCAGGCTTTAAACCAGATGAAGCGGCAAATGTGTTTAACAAGCGTTATGGAGACTGTAAAGGGATGGCCAACTTAACTAAACAAATGCTTGTAGAAGCAGGATTTGATGCGAGATTGACCTGGATTGGCACTAAGCACATTGCCTATGATTATTCTACGCCAAATCTGTCTGTAGACAATCATATGATTTGCACCTTGTTTAAAGATGGACATACGGTTTTTTTGGATGCTACGGAAAAGTTTAATGCCTTTGGAGAATATGCAGACCGTATTCAAGGTAAGCAAGTATTGATTGAAAATGGAGAGGACTTTATTTTGCAGCACGTGCCACAAGCGGAAGCCGAGTTCAATAAAGAACAGTTTTCTTATGTGCTTAACATTTCCGAAGATGAACAAATCACGGGTTCTGTAGATAAGATTTACCAAGGAGAAAGTAGATCGAGACTTCTTTATTATTTTAACACCTTAAAAAATGACAATAAAGACGAGTTCTTAGAATATTATCTCAACAATGGCAACAGTAATATTAAGGTGACCAACATCAATACTTCCGACCTTTTAGACCGCGATAAAAATATTGACATTGCTTATGATGTGATTATAAAAAATGCTGTGTCCTCATTTGATGATGACATCTACATTGATCTTGATTTTGACAAAGAATTGTCATCACATAAAATGGAAAAACGCTTTACAGATTTTATGTTCAACTCTAAAAAGGATCTTGAGTCTGTAACTACACTAAACATTCCCGAAGGTTACAAAGTTTCACATTTACCTAAAGACATTACGGTGTCTAGCGACAACTATGATATGCAAGTGCAATTCAAAAAAGAAAATGACGCACTAGTCTATAAAAAGATGTTTCGTATTAAAAATGCTAAAATAGAAACTACAGATTTTGAGCAATGGAACAATTTTATTGATCAGCTCAACGCCATTTATAACGAACAGATCATTCTTACCAAAGACTAA
- a CDS encoding CsbD family protein translates to MNSDQFEGKWKQIKGDFKKKYGKITDDEYAEAEGNMDKLAGKMQEKYGKSKEDVKKEIDNW, encoded by the coding sequence ATGAATAGCGATCAATTTGAAGGAAAATGGAAACAGATTAAAGGTGATTTCAAAAAGAAATATGGTAAGATCACTGATGACGAGTATGCAGAAGCAGAAGGCAACATGGATAAGCTTGCCGGCAAGATGCAAGAGAAATATGGTAAGTCTAAAGAAGACGTTAAAAAAGAAATCGATAACTGGTAG
- a CDS encoding alpha/beta hydrolase, which yields MRSIRIMILLMALVLCSCASQKHKNIAYLNTEAPQEDLKLNVFEPRDLESKRPVVIFVHGGNWNSGNKNTYGFLGRNLAKHDVITVIPSYTLSPQANFDTMASQVAQAFIWTRDHISEYGGDPAQIYLMGHSAGGHLIALVCTNPKYLDNPKAIKGVILNDAAGLDMYTYLQEHPPTIANNYRSTWTTNPELWKQASPVYHLSEEMPPFMIYVGTKSYESIIRQNATFLNALQEYQPDVTPIYLNKKHVPMMTQYFWPWSNRYDEVLDFIFKEKH from the coding sequence ATGAGATCAATACGTATAATGATTCTTTTAATGGCGTTAGTGCTATGTAGTTGTGCCTCTCAAAAGCATAAGAATATTGCTTACTTAAATACCGAAGCACCTCAAGAGGACTTGAAGCTAAATGTATTTGAACCTAGGGATCTAGAATCAAAACGTCCAGTGGTGATTTTTGTTCATGGCGGTAACTGGAATTCTGGAAATAAAAACACCTATGGTTTTTTAGGAAGAAATTTGGCTAAACATGATGTCATTACTGTTATTCCCAGTTATACCTTAAGCCCTCAGGCTAATTTTGATACTATGGCTTCTCAAGTTGCACAGGCTTTTATTTGGACCAGGGATCATATTTCAGAATATGGCGGAGATCCAGCGCAAATTTACCTTATGGGGCATTCGGCAGGTGGCCATTTGATAGCATTGGTATGTACCAATCCAAAATACCTTGATAATCCGAAAGCTATTAAAGGTGTGATTTTAAACGATGCTGCTGGTTTAGATATGTATACTTATTTACAGGAACATCCTCCAACAATCGCAAACAACTATCGTTCTACTTGGACGACGAATCCTGAATTATGGAAGCAAGCGTCTCCTGTATATCACCTTTCTGAAGAGATGCCGCCATTTATGATTTACGTTGGAACAAAATCCTATGAAAGTATAATTAGACAAAACGCAACATTTCTCAATGCACTTCAAGAGTACCAGCCTGACGTGACGCCAATTTATCTCAATAAGAAACACGTCCCCATGATGACGCAGTATTTCTGGCCTTGGAGCAATCGCTATGATGAGGTTTTAGATTTTATTTTTAAAGAGAAGCACTAA
- a CDS encoding MarC family NAAT transporter, which yields MELFLISFGALFSIMNPLGTVPVFVGLTTDATKKERAVIAFWTAIDVFVVLLLSFFLGKYILSFFGISLNALKIAGGLIIASSGFALLTGKFREHKGMKRDRVQKDIHTRDSISLTPLAIPMLAGPGTISLLIAYNQEYQTSIEIVTILVAMIVVTGCIYLILKSAHLIVKILGASGINGLSRIIGFIVIAIGVEYIISSVVEIVERFL from the coding sequence ATGGAATTATTTTTAATCAGTTTCGGAGCTTTGTTTTCGATTATGAACCCTCTCGGAACCGTACCTGTGTTTGTGGGATTGACTACAGATGCTACAAAAAAAGAACGGGCAGTCATTGCATTTTGGACGGCAATAGATGTATTTGTAGTGCTTTTGCTATCATTTTTTTTAGGTAAGTATATTTTGAGTTTTTTTGGCATTAGCCTTAACGCACTCAAAATTGCTGGAGGTTTAATTATCGCCTCATCCGGATTTGCGTTGCTCACTGGTAAATTTCGCGAGCATAAGGGGATGAAACGAGATCGTGTTCAAAAAGACATTCATACAAGAGATTCTATTTCTTTAACGCCTTTGGCAATACCTATGTTAGCTGGCCCTGGAACCATTTCCTTATTGATCGCCTATAATCAGGAGTATCAAACCAGTATTGAAATCGTCACCATACTTGTAGCTATGATTGTAGTTACCGGTTGTATTTATTTAATATTGAAGAGCGCTCACCTTATTGTGAAAATACTAGGAGCTTCGGGTATCAACGGACTCTCAAGAATTATTGGGTTTATTGTAATTGCTATTGGGGTTGAATATATTATTTCCTCAGTAGTAGAAATTGTAGAGCGATTTCTATGA
- a CDS encoding multidrug effflux MFS transporter — MEKNPKFKYEFVALMASLMSIVALSIDALLPALPDISRDLGVTVISDRQLLITMIFLGIGFGQLIFGPLSDSWGRKPMVYIGFAIFLISSIVCVTTNNFEIMIVARVFQGIGLSSPRTMAIAMTRDSYSGDFMAKIISIIVMFFILVPIVAPTYGQFLMNIFDWKAIFNVNLIIGTLIVIWFWLRQPETLVSAKRVKFRPRIFLTGTKEFLKYKDAVAFTLMSGFITGSFMVYLSTSQQIFQVQYDLGELFPYIFASTAFSVGFATFANSQLVMRFGSFNIAYAATIGYAAISILYVLIYSSGDNPPIEILITFFLLQFFCVGFLFGNLRSLAMEPLGHIAGIGAAINGFVSTVMAVPIANFIGGFVKTSVLPLFIGFSVFGVLSLVTLLALKNHHRRSLKA; from the coding sequence ATGGAAAAGAACCCAAAGTTCAAATACGAGTTTGTAGCATTAATGGCCTCTTTAATGTCAATAGTGGCATTATCTATTGATGCTTTGCTCCCTGCATTACCAGACATTAGCAGAGACTTAGGGGTTACCGTAATTAGTGATCGTCAATTATTGATTACCATGATCTTTTTAGGTATTGGTTTTGGACAGCTTATATTTGGTCCTTTATCAGATAGTTGGGGCAGAAAACCTATGGTTTATATTGGTTTTGCGATTTTTTTGATCTCAAGTATTGTTTGCGTTACGACCAATAATTTTGAAATTATGATTGTAGCCCGCGTCTTTCAGGGAATTGGTCTTTCCTCTCCAAGAACTATGGCCATTGCTATGACACGAGATTCTTACAGTGGCGATTTTATGGCAAAGATCATCTCTATCATTGTAATGTTCTTTATTTTGGTACCTATAGTGGCCCCTACTTACGGACAGTTTTTAATGAATATTTTTGATTGGAAAGCCATCTTTAACGTTAACCTCATCATCGGTACGCTTATCGTCATCTGGTTTTGGCTACGGCAGCCCGAAACTTTAGTTAGCGCTAAACGGGTAAAATTTAGACCTCGCATATTCTTAACGGGAACCAAAGAGTTTTTAAAATACAAAGATGCGGTTGCCTTCACTTTAATGAGTGGCTTTATCACAGGATCTTTTATGGTGTATTTGAGTACGTCTCAGCAGATTTTTCAAGTACAATATGATTTAGGAGAACTCTTTCCATACATCTTTGCGAGTACTGCTTTTTCCGTAGGTTTTGCAACGTTTGCCAACAGCCAATTGGTCATGCGGTTTGGGTCTTTTAATATCGCTTACGCCGCTACTATTGGGTATGCTGCCATATCCATATTATATGTGTTGATCTACAGTTCTGGAGATAATCCACCCATTGAAATTTTAATAACTTTTTTTCTGCTTCAGTTTTTCTGCGTTGGGTTTCTCTTCGGAAACTTACGATCTCTAGCTATGGAGCCTTTAGGTCATATAGCCGGTATTGGCGCAGCTATTAATGGTTTTGTCTCTACCGTGATGGCAGTTCCAATAGCAAATTTTATAGGAGGTTTTGTTAAAACGTCTGTACTCCCATTGTTTATTGGATTTTCAGTATTTGGAGTATTATCTTTAGTAACATTATTAGCCTTAAAAAATCACCATAGACGATCGTTGAAGGCCTAA
- a CDS encoding acyl-CoA carboxylase subunit beta has protein sequence MKEKIEDLNKRLSSAYLGGGQARIDKQHEKKKLTARERVLYLLDEGSFEEIGALVTHRTKSFGMDKQQFYGDGVVTGYGTIDGRLIYIFAQDFTVFGGSLSETHAEKICKVMDLAVKVGAPIIGLNDSGGARIQEGVRSLGGYADIFFRNVQASGVIPQLSAIMGPCAGGAVYSPAMTDFTLMVENTSYMFVTGPNVVKTVTNENVTSEELGGASTHSTKSGVAHKTSANDVICLEDLKQLLSYLPQNNKETTKAIPFKLGDELRESLSDIIPANTNQPYDMHEVIKGIIDADSFYEIHKDHAENIIVGFARLAGKSIGIIANQPMYLAGVLDVNSAKKAARFVRFCDAFNIPLLVLEDVPGFLPGTDQEWNGIIVHGAKLLYAFSEATVPRVTVITRKAYGGAYDVMNSKHIGSDMNFAWPSAEIAVMGAKGAAEIIFKKEINQAEDKDAKWKEKETEYAELFANPYSAAERGFIDEVILPKDTRRKLIKAFSMLENKEVLRPERKHGNIPL, from the coding sequence ATGAAAGAAAAAATAGAAGATCTTAATAAGAGACTATCTTCCGCATATTTAGGCGGCGGACAAGCAAGAATTGATAAACAGCACGAAAAAAAGAAACTTACCGCTAGAGAGCGTGTTCTTTATCTTTTAGATGAAGGTTCTTTTGAAGAAATTGGTGCCTTGGTAACTCACCGTACCAAGAGTTTTGGTATGGATAAGCAGCAGTTTTATGGAGACGGTGTGGTTACTGGCTACGGTACAATTGACGGGCGACTCATCTATATTTTTGCTCAAGACTTCACGGTTTTTGGCGGCTCGCTTTCAGAGACCCATGCTGAAAAGATTTGTAAGGTGATGGATTTGGCGGTTAAAGTTGGTGCACCTATTATTGGGCTCAATGATTCTGGTGGTGCACGTATACAAGAAGGCGTTCGTTCTCTTGGAGGTTATGCCGACATTTTCTTTAGAAACGTACAGGCCTCTGGGGTTATTCCGCAATTATCTGCTATCATGGGGCCATGTGCAGGAGGTGCTGTATATTCTCCTGCCATGACCGATTTCACATTGATGGTTGAAAATACCAGTTACATGTTTGTTACAGGACCTAATGTGGTCAAAACGGTGACAAACGAAAATGTGACTTCAGAAGAGTTGGGAGGCGCTAGTACGCACTCCACAAAGTCTGGGGTAGCTCATAAAACTTCGGCAAATGACGTCATTTGTTTAGAAGATTTAAAACAACTACTGAGTTATCTCCCTCAAAATAACAAAGAAACTACAAAGGCTATTCCTTTTAAGCTAGGCGATGAACTTAGAGAATCACTTTCTGACATTATCCCAGCAAATACCAACCAACCTTACGACATGCACGAGGTTATTAAAGGCATTATTGATGCCGATTCTTTTTATGAAATCCATAAAGATCATGCCGAAAATATCATCGTAGGGTTTGCTAGGTTAGCAGGCAAAAGTATTGGTATAATTGCCAACCAACCCATGTACTTGGCAGGAGTTTTAGATGTCAATAGTGCGAAGAAAGCAGCACGTTTTGTTCGCTTTTGCGATGCTTTCAATATTCCATTATTGGTTTTAGAGGATGTTCCTGGATTTTTACCTGGTACAGACCAAGAGTGGAACGGCATTATTGTTCATGGTGCTAAACTGTTATATGCATTTAGTGAGGCGACCGTGCCAAGAGTCACAGTGATTACTAGAAAGGCTTATGGTGGCGCGTATGACGTTATGAACTCCAAACATATTGGTAGCGATATGAACTTTGCATGGCCAAGCGCAGAGATTGCTGTTATGGGTGCAAAAGGTGCTGCGGAAATCATCTTTAAAAAGGAAATTAATCAAGCAGAAGACAAAGATGCCAAATGGAAAGAAAAGGAAACTGAGTATGCCGAATTGTTTGCCAATCCTTACAGCGCTGCAGAACGCGGATTTATAGATGAAGTGATTTTACCAAAAGATACGAGAAGAAAATTGATTAAAGCGTTTTCGATGCTAGAGAACAAGGAGGTTTTGCGTCCAGAACGTAAACACGGTAACATCCCACTATAA
- the accC gene encoding acetyl-CoA carboxylase biotin carboxylase subunit — MKKILIANRGEIAIRVMKTAKKMGIKTVAVYSTIDRQSPHVKFADEAVLIGEAPSNKSYLLGEKIIEVAKKMHVDAIHPGYGFLSENADFAELCEANQITFIGPKSKAIKIMGSKLAAKEAVKAYDIPMVPGTDEAITDIPEAKKIANAIGFPILIKASAGGGGKGMRIVENAKEFESQMDRAISEAINAFGDGSVFIEKYVATPRHIEIQIMADTHGNIVHLFERECSIQRRHQKVVEEAPSSVLTSSLRQKMGEAAVKVAKACDYIGAGTVEFLLDEQHNFYFLEMNTRLQVEHPVTELVTNTDLVELQIQVARGETLPFKQSDLKITGHALELRVYAEDPLNDFLPSVGHLDTYKLPTGKGIRVDNGFEQGMDIPIYYDPMLAKLITYGNTREEAIELMIEAIAAYEIEGVETTLPFGTYVCEHDAFRSGNFDTHFVKNHYAPEKLIEQQKSEARIAALIAIKSHMAKQKLLRLPD; from the coding sequence ATGAAAAAAATACTTATTGCCAATCGAGGTGAAATCGCCATACGGGTTATGAAAACCGCGAAAAAAATGGGGATTAAGACCGTAGCGGTGTACTCAACGATTGACAGACAATCTCCACACGTCAAGTTTGCTGACGAAGCCGTTTTAATTGGAGAAGCCCCCTCAAATAAATCTTATTTATTAGGTGAGAAAATAATAGAAGTTGCAAAAAAAATGCATGTAGATGCTATACACCCAGGATATGGGTTTCTTAGTGAAAATGCTGATTTTGCAGAATTATGTGAAGCCAATCAAATCACTTTTATTGGTCCAAAGTCTAAAGCCATTAAAATCATGGGGAGTAAATTGGCAGCTAAAGAGGCGGTCAAAGCCTATGATATTCCTATGGTCCCAGGAACCGATGAAGCCATTACAGACATTCCGGAAGCAAAAAAAATAGCCAATGCCATTGGTTTTCCTATACTCATTAAAGCTTCTGCAGGAGGCGGTGGTAAAGGGATGCGTATTGTTGAAAATGCTAAGGAGTTTGAATCTCAAATGGACAGAGCTATTAGCGAAGCTATAAATGCATTTGGGGACGGCTCAGTATTTATAGAAAAATATGTAGCCACCCCCCGACACATTGAAATTCAAATCATGGCCGATACGCATGGTAATATTGTTCATCTTTTTGAGCGCGAATGCAGTATTCAAAGACGTCACCAAAAAGTTGTGGAAGAAGCACCATCTAGTGTTTTAACTTCAAGCTTGAGACAGAAAATGGGCGAAGCCGCAGTCAAGGTGGCCAAAGCTTGTGATTACATTGGTGCCGGAACGGTTGAATTTCTTTTAGATGAGCAACACAATTTCTACTTTCTCGAAATGAATACAAGGCTTCAAGTAGAGCATCCCGTTACAGAGTTGGTAACCAATACCGATTTAGTAGAACTTCAAATACAAGTAGCTCGCGGTGAGACCTTACCTTTCAAGCAGTCTGATTTAAAAATAACAGGCCATGCTCTAGAGTTAAGAGTCTATGCCGAAGATCCTCTCAATGATTTTTTACCGAGCGTGGGGCATCTAGATACCTATAAACTGCCTACAGGCAAAGGCATTAGAGTAGATAATGGTTTTGAACAAGGCATGGATATCCCCATTTATTATGATCCCATGCTCGCAAAATTAATCACCTACGGCAATACCAGAGAAGAAGCCATTGAATTGATGATAGAAGCCATTGCTGCTTATGAGATTGAAGGTGTAGAGACCACTTTACCCTTTGGAACCTACGTATGTGAGCATGACGCTTTCCGTAGTGGAAATTTTGACACCCATTTTGTCAAAAATCATTATGCTCCAGAAAAATTAATTGAACAACAAAAAAGCGAAGCCAGAATAGCGGCATTAATCGCCATAAAATCTCATATGGCTAAGCAAAAGTTGTTGCGTTTACCCGATTAA
- a CDS encoding YbaB/EbfC family nucleoid-associated protein, with protein sequence MFGDMMGMMGKLKETQKKVEETKERMNTVLIDESSNDGKLKITITANRTIKSIDVDDSLLEDKEMLEDYLILTLNKAIERATTINETEVAAAAKDGMPNIPGMDMFK encoded by the coding sequence ATGTTTGGAGATATGATGGGCATGATGGGTAAGCTCAAAGAAACCCAGAAAAAAGTAGAAGAAACTAAAGAACGCATGAATACCGTTCTTATCGATGAGTCGAGCAATGATGGTAAATTAAAAATTACGATTACCGCTAACCGAACTATTAAATCTATAGATGTGGATGATAGCCTTTTAGAAGATAAGGAAATGCTAGAAGATTATCTTATCCTTACCTTAAATAAGGCCATAGAACGTGCCACCACTATCAATGAAACAGAAGTTGCTGCCGCTGCTAAAGATGGCATGCCTAACATTCCTGGAATGGATATGTTTAAATAG